From a single Kitasatospora sp. NBC_00458 genomic region:
- the galU gene encoding UTP--glucose-1-phosphate uridylyltransferase GalU, with the protein MTTTNSRIPVTKAVVPAAGLGTRFLPATKATPKEMLPVVDKPAIQYVVEEAAAAGLSDILMVTGRNKRALEDHFDRAYELEELLARKGDEDRLRRVRESVELANMHYVRQGDPKGLGHAVSVAEQHVAGQPFAVLLGDDLIDPRDPLLSRMIEVQQELGGSVVALMEVDASQIHLYGCAAVKPNGFGEDVFQVTDLVEKPDTADAPSNYAVIGRYVLDPSVFDVLRETQPGRGGEIQLTDALRELTTRDASTGGQVHGVLFKGRRYDTGDRADYLRAIVRLASEREDLGPGFRSWLREFVASELQD; encoded by the coding sequence ATGACGACGACGAACTCCCGAATCCCGGTAACCAAGGCCGTGGTCCCCGCGGCCGGACTGGGCACCCGCTTCCTGCCGGCCACCAAGGCCACTCCGAAGGAGATGCTGCCCGTCGTCGACAAGCCGGCGATCCAGTACGTCGTCGAGGAGGCAGCCGCCGCCGGGCTGTCCGACATACTGATGGTCACCGGCCGTAACAAGCGCGCGCTGGAGGACCACTTCGACCGCGCCTACGAGCTGGAGGAGCTGCTCGCCCGGAAGGGCGACGAGGACCGCCTCCGCCGGGTCCGCGAGTCCGTCGAGCTCGCCAACATGCACTACGTCCGCCAGGGCGACCCGAAGGGCCTCGGCCACGCCGTCTCGGTCGCCGAGCAGCACGTCGCCGGCCAGCCGTTCGCCGTCCTCCTGGGCGACGACCTGATCGACCCGCGCGACCCGCTGCTGTCCCGCATGATCGAGGTCCAGCAGGAGCTCGGCGGCTCGGTCGTCGCGCTCATGGAGGTCGACGCCTCCCAGATCCACCTGTACGGCTGCGCCGCCGTCAAGCCGAACGGCTTCGGCGAGGACGTCTTCCAGGTGACCGACCTGGTCGAGAAGCCGGACACCGCCGACGCCCCGTCGAACTACGCGGTCATCGGCCGGTACGTCCTCGACCCCTCGGTCTTCGACGTGCTGCGCGAGACCCAGCCGGGCCGCGGCGGCGAGATCCAGCTCACCGACGCCCTGCGCGAGCTCACCACCCGTGACGCCTCGACCGGCGGCCAGGTGCACGGCGTGCTCTTCAAGGGCCGCCGCTACGACACCGGCGACCGCGCCGACTACCTGCGCGCCATCGTCCGACTGGCCTCCGAGCGCGAGGACCTGGGCCCGGGCTTCCGCAGCTGGCTGCGCGAGTTCGTCGCCTCCGAGCTGCAGGACTGA
- the glp gene encoding molybdotransferase-like divisome protein Glp produces MTGSTESSTTPAACCDGSADPVPAARPAAGPADPAGLWTVDEHLADVLAAVGPLPAIELQLLDAQGCRLAEDVLAEGDLPSFDNSSMDGYALRTADTAGATGEYPSVLAVVGDIAAGADELPVVGPGQAARIMTGAPVPPGAQAVAPVEWTDGGSGTGLAADAMTAPVEDEEVRVLRPVAEGAHIRRRGSDVAAGTRVLTAGTRLGPTQLGLLAAVGRPTVTVRPRPRVVVLSTGSELVQPGEPVGPGQIGDSNSFTLTAAALDAGAIAYRVGGVPDDAARLRAVLEDQLGRADLIVTSGGVSVGAYDVVKEVFAEYGGVDFRRLRMQPGKPQGFGRIGPGAGVPLMALPGNPVSAYISFELFVRPAIRTMLGADDVHRPVVRAVCPVALRSPAGRRQFLRGRYSAADGVVEPVGGAGSHLVGALARADCLITVPEDVTELAAGSAVDVVLLGG; encoded by the coding sequence ATGACCGGGTCCACGGAGAGCAGTACCACCCCCGCAGCCTGCTGCGACGGCTCCGCGGACCCGGTACCGGCCGCCCGCCCGGCCGCCGGACCGGCGGACCCCGCCGGTCTCTGGACGGTCGACGAGCACCTCGCCGACGTGCTGGCCGCCGTCGGCCCGCTGCCCGCCATCGAGCTCCAGCTGCTCGACGCGCAGGGCTGCCGACTGGCCGAGGACGTGCTCGCCGAGGGCGACCTGCCGTCCTTCGACAACAGCTCGATGGACGGCTACGCCCTCCGCACCGCCGACACCGCCGGCGCCACCGGCGAGTACCCCTCGGTGCTCGCCGTGGTCGGTGACATCGCCGCCGGAGCGGACGAGCTCCCCGTCGTCGGCCCCGGCCAGGCCGCCCGGATCATGACCGGCGCCCCCGTCCCGCCCGGCGCCCAGGCCGTCGCCCCGGTCGAGTGGACCGACGGCGGCTCCGGCACCGGCCTCGCCGCCGACGCGATGACCGCGCCGGTGGAGGACGAGGAGGTCCGGGTGCTGCGCCCGGTCGCCGAGGGCGCCCACATCCGCCGCCGCGGCAGCGACGTCGCCGCCGGCACCCGGGTGCTGACCGCGGGCACCCGCCTCGGCCCCACCCAGCTCGGCCTGCTCGCCGCCGTCGGCCGGCCCACCGTGACCGTCCGCCCGCGCCCCCGGGTCGTGGTGCTCTCCACCGGGAGCGAACTGGTCCAGCCCGGCGAGCCGGTCGGTCCCGGGCAGATCGGCGACTCCAACAGCTTCACCCTCACCGCCGCCGCCCTCGACGCCGGCGCGATCGCCTACCGGGTCGGCGGCGTCCCCGACGACGCGGCCCGGCTGCGCGCCGTCCTGGAGGACCAGCTGGGCCGGGCCGACCTGATCGTCACCAGCGGCGGCGTCAGCGTGGGCGCCTACGACGTGGTCAAGGAGGTCTTCGCCGAGTACGGCGGGGTGGACTTCCGCCGGCTGCGGATGCAGCCCGGCAAGCCGCAGGGCTTCGGCCGGATCGGCCCCGGCGCCGGGGTGCCGCTGATGGCGCTGCCCGGCAACCCGGTCAGCGCGTACATCTCCTTCGAGCTGTTCGTCCGCCCGGCGATCCGGACCATGCTCGGCGCCGACGACGTGCACCGCCCGGTGGTCCGGGCCGTCTGCCCGGTGGCGCTGCGCTCGCCCGCCGGACGGCGGCAGTTCCTGCGCGGCCGGTACTCGGCGGCGGACGGCGTGGTGGAGCCGGTCGGCGGCGCGGGATCGCACCTGGTCGGCGCGCTGGCCCGGGCGGACTGCCTGATCACCGTCCCCGAGGACGTCACCGAACTGGCCGCGGGCAGCGCGGTGGACGTGGTCCTGCTCGGCGGCTGA
- the moaC gene encoding cyclic pyranopterin monophosphate synthase MoaC encodes MVDVSEKAVTARTAVAAGRVRVAPRVVELLRGEGVPKGDALAVARIAGIMGAKKTPELIPLCHPIAVSGVEVELTVADDAVEITATVRTTDRTGVEMEALTAVAVAGLTVIDMVKAVDKGAAVESVRVLSKTGGKSGDWSAPGASA; translated from the coding sequence ATGGTCGACGTCTCCGAGAAGGCCGTCACCGCGCGCACCGCGGTCGCGGCGGGCCGGGTCCGGGTCGCCCCCCGGGTGGTCGAGCTGCTCCGCGGCGAGGGCGTCCCCAAGGGCGACGCGCTGGCCGTGGCCCGGATCGCCGGGATCATGGGCGCCAAGAAGACGCCCGAGCTGATCCCGCTCTGCCACCCGATCGCCGTCTCCGGCGTCGAGGTCGAGCTCACCGTGGCCGACGACGCGGTGGAGATCACCGCCACCGTGCGGACCACCGACCGGACCGGCGTCGAGATGGAGGCGCTGACCGCCGTCGCGGTGGCCGGGCTGACCGTGATCGACATGGTCAAGGCCGTCGACAAGGGCGCCGCCGTCGAGTCCGTCCGGGTGCTCAGCAAGACCGGCGGCAAGAGCGGGGACTGGTCGGCACCCGGGGCGTCCGCGTGA
- a CDS encoding MogA/MoaB family molybdenum cofactor biosynthesis protein has protein sequence MRALAVTVSNRASAGVYEDKGGPLLVAGLRGMGFAADGPRVVPDGEPVEAALREAVAAGYDVVLTTGGTGISPTDLTPEMTARVLDREIPGIPEAIRAYGRDKVPTAALSRGLAGLAGRTLIVNLPGSTGGVRDGLAVLEPLLAHAVDQLAGGDHPRPDAPASGRAH, from the coding sequence GTGAGGGCGCTGGCCGTCACCGTCTCCAACCGCGCCTCGGCCGGCGTGTACGAGGACAAGGGCGGCCCGCTGCTCGTCGCCGGCCTGCGCGGGATGGGCTTCGCCGCCGACGGCCCCCGGGTCGTCCCGGACGGCGAACCGGTCGAGGCCGCCCTGCGCGAGGCCGTAGCGGCCGGGTACGACGTGGTGCTGACCACCGGCGGCACCGGCATCTCGCCGACGGACCTCACCCCCGAGATGACGGCGCGCGTGCTCGACCGCGAGATCCCCGGCATCCCCGAGGCGATCCGGGCGTACGGGCGGGACAAGGTGCCCACCGCGGCGCTCTCCCGCGGGCTGGCCGGCCTCGCCGGACGTACCCTGATCGTCAACCTGCCGGGCTCGACCGGCGGCGTCAGGGACGGTCTGGCCGTCCTGGAGCCGCTGCTCGCGCACGCCGTCGACCAGCTGGCCGGCGGCGACCACCCCCGGCCCGACGCACCAGCTTCCGGGAGAGCGCACTGA
- a CDS encoding GNAT family N-acetyltransferase produces the protein MNAGWPVELHEGDVALRPIRARDQRDWQEVSRRNRDWLRRWEATVPPGPAAHGAGSRPTYRQMVRYLRGEASAGRMLPFVVLYKGRLVGQLTVGGITWGSMCSANVGYWIDEAVAGRGIMPTAVALSVDHCFRGLGLHRIEVCIRPENTPSRRVVEKLGFRSEGMRPRYLHIDGDWRDHLVFALTADEVPEGMLDRWRTLSSSRRPRN, from the coding sequence CTGAACGCCGGCTGGCCGGTAGAGCTCCACGAGGGGGACGTCGCGCTGCGCCCGATCCGGGCCCGCGACCAGCGCGACTGGCAGGAGGTCAGCCGCCGCAACCGGGACTGGCTGCGGCGCTGGGAGGCGACCGTGCCACCGGGCCCGGCGGCCCACGGCGCGGGCTCGCGCCCGACCTACCGGCAGATGGTCCGCTACCTGCGCGGCGAGGCCTCGGCGGGCCGGATGCTGCCCTTCGTCGTGCTGTACAAGGGCCGGCTGGTCGGCCAGCTGACGGTCGGCGGCATCACCTGGGGCTCGATGTGCTCGGCCAACGTCGGCTACTGGATCGACGAGGCGGTGGCCGGGCGGGGCATCATGCCGACCGCGGTCGCGCTCTCGGTCGACCACTGCTTCCGCGGCCTCGGTCTGCACCGGATCGAGGTCTGCATCCGTCCGGAGAACACCCCGAGCCGGCGGGTGGTGGAAAAGCTCGGCTTCCGCTCGGAGGGAATGCGCCCGCGCTATCTGCACATCGACGGCGACTGGCGGGACCACCTGGTGTTCGCGCTCACCGCCGACGAGGTGCCGGAGGGGATGCTGGACCGCTGGCGGACCCTCAGTTCGAGTCGGCGTCCGAGAAATTGA
- the sepX gene encoding divisome protein SepX/GlpR, whose protein sequence is MSSSGLIYAVIVGAWAAYLVPMWLRRQDELNEARPTERFSTAIRLLAGRSALERRASRALSDEPRDDEQSSDDGPPGRDAAAVGDPSGGAADDPDAGPDAGPPDGAAAEDGPADRPAPRPADRAEGRSAATSGGVERRARLLARRRRMVTVLFLAFAVGAVVAAVAGLAFLWVPAVPAALLTLYIGHLRRLERQRYAVKLDRVRAAQAAERLRKREHQRAEAARAAAEAPAAEPEPEAPAGRGRPHLRLATDADAVRATAGAPGSASAVAEATEHEEWVDGMRERGAAGPDSWEPVPVPLPTYVTAPVAPRVSRGLDLSAPGTWSAGRPAEARNTPLFDQYAEPPAPEVRPRAANE, encoded by the coding sequence GTGAGCAGTAGCGGCCTTATCTACGCCGTCATCGTAGGGGCCTGGGCCGCCTATCTGGTGCCGATGTGGCTCCGCAGGCAGGACGAGCTCAACGAGGCGCGCCCGACGGAACGCTTCAGCACCGCCATCCGCCTGCTGGCCGGGCGTTCGGCGCTGGAGCGGCGGGCGTCCCGGGCCCTGAGCGACGAACCGCGTGACGACGAGCAGAGCAGCGACGACGGCCCTCCCGGACGGGACGCGGCCGCGGTCGGCGACCCCTCCGGCGGCGCCGCCGACGACCCCGACGCCGGGCCCGACGCCGGACCTCCGGACGGAGCCGCGGCCGAGGACGGACCGGCGGACCGGCCGGCGCCCCGTCCGGCCGACCGGGCCGAGGGGCGGTCCGCGGCCACGAGCGGCGGCGTCGAGCGCCGGGCCCGGCTACTGGCCCGGCGGCGCCGGATGGTCACCGTCCTCTTCCTGGCCTTCGCCGTCGGCGCGGTGGTCGCGGCGGTGGCCGGACTGGCCTTCCTCTGGGTCCCCGCCGTCCCGGCGGCCCTCCTCACCCTCTACATCGGGCACCTGCGGCGGCTGGAGCGGCAGCGGTACGCCGTGAAGCTCGACCGGGTGCGGGCGGCCCAGGCCGCCGAGCGGCTGCGCAAGCGCGAGCACCAGCGGGCCGAGGCCGCCCGGGCGGCCGCCGAGGCCCCCGCCGCCGAGCCGGAGCCCGAGGCGCCCGCCGGGCGCGGCCGCCCGCACCTGCGGCTGGCCACCGACGCCGACGCCGTCCGGGCGACCGCCGGGGCCCCCGGTTCGGCCTCGGCCGTCGCCGAGGCGACCGAGCACGAGGAGTGGGTCGACGGCATGCGCGAGCGCGGTGCGGCCGGTCCGGACTCCTGGGAGCCGGTGCCCGTCCCGCTGCCGACCTACGTGACCGCGCCGGTGGCGCCCCGGGTCAGCCGCGGCCTCGACCTGTCCGCCCCCGGCACCTGGAGCGCGGGCCGCCCGGCCGAGGCCCGCAACACCCCGCTCTTCGACCAGTACGCCGAGCCCCCGGCCCCGGAGGTCCGGCCCCGCGCGGCCAACGAGTGA
- a CDS encoding universal stress protein, with the protein MTSRPDGRIVVGVDGSRLSRAAVRWAVRLAALTGGPLEAVAVWEFPLPQDEHGTVPPPLDGFESERHAARILDETLAAALSPGTAVRRLLPAGLPGPTLVAAARGATALVVGSRGRSAPPGAPLGSVALHCVDRAPCTVVVVRE; encoded by the coding sequence GTGACCTCGCGGCCGGACGGCAGGATCGTGGTCGGCGTGGACGGCTCCCGGCTCTCCCGCGCCGCCGTCCGCTGGGCCGTCCGGCTGGCCGCCCTCACCGGCGGCCCGCTGGAGGCGGTGGCCGTCTGGGAGTTCCCGCTGCCGCAGGACGAGCACGGCACGGTCCCGCCCCCGCTGGACGGCTTCGAGTCCGAGCGCCACGCCGCCAGGATCCTCGACGAGACCCTGGCCGCGGCCCTCTCCCCCGGTACGGCCGTCCGCCGGCTGCTCCCGGCCGGTCTCCCCGGCCCCACCCTGGTGGCCGCCGCGCGGGGCGCCACCGCACTGGTCGTCGGTTCCCGGGGGCGCTCCGCCCCGCCCGGCGCCCCGCTCGGCAGCGTGGCCCTCCACTGCGTCGACCGCGCCCCCTGCACCGTGGTCGTCGTCCGGGAGTGA
- a CDS encoding peptidase: MAHSTTRTRLRAAVAALAVLPALAFATPAASAASPSPSASGTPAPANKAGTSFLTAVNLAPGQDAAVAASTGDYLYWAFGAAEGQTATVGLTVTLPPSADRHGPQTWSVEVFDGLRRRQSCTAGTQNATAEQATASLALSCTLREVRSWAEPWSGDPLPGTYYVRLSVADAQQTDLGLAASVQLHVAAKGDADNAQPEGGELRAPLVPPAGGGAATAKAAAPEEPEDHWYTGWFSGWNSRWFWTLAGGVLAALAGVAGYTLTRHPRGRRPARYGSVPPQSGAPQPGPYAGSGQS, from the coding sequence ATGGCCCACTCGACGACCCGTACCCGGCTCCGCGCCGCGGTGGCCGCGCTGGCCGTGCTCCCGGCACTCGCCTTCGCGACCCCGGCGGCCTCCGCCGCCTCGCCCTCCCCGAGCGCGAGCGGCACCCCGGCGCCGGCCAACAAGGCCGGCACCTCCTTCCTGACCGCCGTCAACCTGGCCCCCGGCCAGGACGCCGCCGTCGCCGCCTCCACCGGTGACTACCTGTACTGGGCGTTCGGCGCCGCCGAGGGCCAGACCGCGACCGTCGGCCTGACCGTCACCCTGCCCCCGTCCGCGGACCGCCACGGCCCGCAGACCTGGAGCGTCGAGGTGTTCGACGGGCTGCGCCGCCGCCAGTCCTGCACCGCCGGCACCCAGAACGCGACCGCCGAGCAGGCCACCGCCTCGCTCGCGCTCAGCTGCACCCTGCGGGAGGTCCGCTCCTGGGCCGAGCCGTGGTCCGGCGACCCGCTGCCCGGCACCTACTACGTCCGGCTCTCGGTCGCCGACGCCCAGCAGACGGACCTCGGCCTGGCCGCCTCGGTCCAGCTGCACGTGGCGGCCAAGGGCGACGCCGACAACGCCCAGCCGGAGGGCGGCGAGCTCAGGGCCCCGCTGGTCCCGCCGGCCGGCGGCGGCGCCGCGACCGCCAAGGCGGCCGCACCCGAGGAGCCCGAGGACCACTGGTACACCGGCTGGTTCTCCGGTTGGAACAGCCGCTGGTTCTGGACCCTGGCCGGCGGCGTCCTGGCCGCCCTGGCCGGCGTCGCGGGCTACACCCTCACCCGGCACCCGCGCGGCCGCCGTCCCGCCCGCTACGGCTCGGTGCCGCCGCAGTCCGGCGCCCCGCAGCCGGGCCCGTACGCCGGCTCCGGCCAGTCCTGA
- a CDS encoding VWA domain-containing protein, with amino-acid sequence MTTGRRPKARLGSLLAALAITGGALLSGLPAHADEPSAGSAGKEAPRVDLVLDVSGSMREADIQGKSRIAVAQQSLNEVIDALPAETDFGIRTLGATYPGNDKAQGCLDTKQLFPVGKTNKTEAKTAVATLRPTGWTPIGLALRGAAEDLGKGETTRRVVLITDGEDSCAPPDPCDVARELAAQGIHLVIDTLGLAHDDKTRQQLLCIANATGGTYTDVRTQEQLTDKVKQLVDRSNDTYTVAPVKTAGTDRCESAPVLAPGVYSDREKFSEHRVYRVPVKASQELRASVSVALDRPVARDYGVLLQATSTTGQELVRGTDAGSGRTDVISTGLRWSTDDSKGYATASPSASPSGKPETTVCLVITNSLAAQPGVAADPGLPLELTVDLTAASPAPDGPAMGLGRGWILLLVLTLAGLVAGLLFGWIARWRIAVWQEN; translated from the coding sequence GTGACTACCGGACGACGACCGAAGGCCAGGCTCGGCAGCCTGCTGGCCGCCCTGGCGATAACGGGCGGGGCGCTGCTCAGCGGCCTGCCAGCCCATGCCGACGAACCATCAGCCGGCTCCGCCGGCAAGGAAGCCCCCCGGGTCGACCTGGTCCTGGATGTCAGCGGCTCCATGCGGGAAGCCGACATCCAGGGCAAGAGCCGCATCGCGGTGGCCCAGCAGTCGCTGAACGAGGTGATCGACGCCCTGCCGGCCGAGACCGACTTCGGCATCCGCACCCTCGGCGCCACCTACCCCGGCAACGACAAGGCCCAGGGCTGCCTGGACACCAAGCAGCTCTTCCCCGTCGGGAAGACCAACAAGACCGAGGCCAAGACGGCGGTCGCCACCCTGCGCCCCACCGGCTGGACCCCGATCGGCCTGGCCCTGCGCGGCGCGGCCGAGGACCTCGGCAAGGGCGAGACCACCCGCCGGGTGGTGCTGATCACCGACGGCGAGGACTCCTGCGCCCCGCCCGACCCCTGCGACGTCGCCCGTGAACTCGCCGCCCAGGGCATCCACCTGGTGATCGACACCCTCGGTCTGGCCCACGACGACAAGACCCGCCAGCAGCTGCTCTGCATCGCCAACGCCACCGGCGGCACCTACACCGACGTGCGCACCCAGGAACAGCTCACCGACAAGGTGAAGCAGCTGGTCGACCGCTCCAACGACACCTACACGGTCGCCCCGGTGAAGACCGCCGGCACCGACCGGTGCGAGTCCGCGCCGGTCCTCGCCCCCGGCGTCTACAGCGACCGCGAGAAGTTCTCCGAGCACCGCGTGTACCGCGTCCCGGTCAAGGCCAGCCAGGAGCTCCGCGCCTCGGTCAGCGTCGCACTGGACCGCCCGGTGGCCCGCGACTACGGCGTCCTGCTCCAGGCCACCAGCACCACCGGCCAGGAACTGGTCCGCGGCACCGACGCCGGGAGCGGCCGCACCGACGTGATCTCCACCGGCCTGCGCTGGTCCACCGACGACTCCAAGGGCTACGCGACCGCGAGCCCGTCCGCCTCGCCGAGCGGGAAGCCGGAGACCACCGTCTGCCTGGTGATCACCAACTCGCTGGCCGCCCAGCCCGGCGTCGCCGCCGACCCCGGCCTGCCGCTGGAGCTGACGGTCGACCTGACCGCGGCCTCGCCCGCCCCGGACGGCCCGGCGATGGGGCTCGGCCGCGGCTGGATCCTGCTGCTCGTGCTCACCCTGGCCGGCCTCGTGGCCGGTCTGCTGTTCGGTTGGATCGCCCGCTGGCGGATCGCTGTCTGGCAGGAGAACTGA
- a CDS encoding DUF1269 domain-containing protein: MSNLFAIAYPDLATAQAVRSAAVGLQTQKLIELEDAVVVERREDGRIKLHQQVSTTGAGAASGALWGGVIGLLFFMPFLGAAVGGAAGAAVGASTDIGVDDDFMRQVGEHLQPGTAAVFLLVRKATADKVVPELARFGGKIIQTSLSAAAEAELKATVEAARGNAAPASV; the protein is encoded by the coding sequence GTGAGCAACCTCTTCGCGATCGCCTATCCGGATCTGGCGACCGCCCAGGCCGTGCGCAGCGCGGCGGTCGGACTGCAGACGCAGAAGCTGATCGAGCTGGAGGACGCGGTCGTCGTCGAGCGCCGTGAGGACGGCAGGATCAAGCTGCACCAGCAGGTGAGCACCACCGGCGCGGGAGCCGCCTCGGGGGCGCTCTGGGGCGGTGTGATCGGTCTATTGTTCTTCATGCCGTTCCTCGGTGCGGCGGTCGGCGGCGCGGCCGGGGCCGCGGTCGGCGCCTCCACCGACATCGGGGTGGACGACGACTTCATGCGCCAGGTCGGCGAGCACCTCCAGCCGGGCACCGCCGCGGTGTTCCTGCTGGTCCGCAAGGCCACCGCCGACAAGGTCGTCCCCGAGCTGGCCCGGTTCGGGGGCAAGATCATCCAGACCTCGCTCTCGGCGGCCGCCGAGGCCGAGCTGAAGGCGACCGTCGAGGCGGCCCGGGGGAACGCCGCACCGGCCTCGGTCTGA
- a CDS encoding FtsW/RodA/SpoVE family cell cycle protein: MTRTAGRPRRTVRTRRNTELALVLAAVLTAVLGYAEVGLNVDGTVPADAGEYGAALGVLALLAHAAVRWRAPYADPLPLPIGVLLNGVGLVVIYRLDRSTPGNAAPAQLLWSALGVGLFILVVLLLRDHRRLQRYAYIGALAALVLLVLPIFFPPVYGSRIWITLGPLSFQPGEFAKILLAVFFAAYLAVHRDALALTGRRVRRFRLPPGRVLAPVLVIWAAFVGVLVLETDLGTSLLFFGLFVVMLYVATARTGWIVIGLFLAAVAAVGVGWLSPHVHSRVEDWLDPLGSIAAGRGANQIAQSLFAFAWGGELGTGLGNGYSALIGFAAKSDFILATIGEELGLTGLIALLLVYALLVSRGFRTGIALRDPFGRLLAIGLAAIVGLQVFVVAGGVLALIPLTGMTLPFVAQGGSSVVTNWIIVALLVRMSDTARRPAPEEA, translated from the coding sequence GTGACGAGAACCGCCGGCCGGCCGCGCCGGACGGTGCGGACCCGGCGCAACACCGAACTCGCGCTGGTCCTCGCCGCGGTGCTGACCGCCGTCCTCGGCTACGCCGAGGTCGGCCTCAACGTCGACGGCACGGTGCCCGCGGACGCGGGCGAGTACGGGGCCGCGCTCGGGGTGCTCGCCCTGCTGGCGCACGCCGCGGTCCGTTGGAGGGCGCCGTACGCCGACCCGCTGCCGCTGCCGATCGGGGTGCTGCTGAACGGCGTCGGACTGGTGGTCATCTACCGGCTGGACCGCTCCACGCCGGGCAACGCGGCCCCCGCCCAGCTGCTCTGGTCGGCGCTCGGGGTGGGCCTGTTCATCCTGGTGGTGCTCCTGCTGCGGGACCACAGGCGGCTGCAGCGCTACGCGTACATCGGGGCGCTGGCGGCCCTGGTCCTGCTGGTGCTGCCGATCTTCTTCCCGCCGGTGTACGGCTCGCGGATCTGGATCACGCTGGGTCCGCTCTCCTTCCAGCCGGGCGAGTTCGCCAAGATCCTGCTGGCGGTCTTCTTCGCCGCCTACCTGGCGGTGCACCGGGACGCGCTGGCGCTGACCGGGCGGCGGGTCCGGCGGTTCCGGCTGCCGCCGGGACGGGTGCTCGCCCCCGTCCTGGTGATCTGGGCGGCGTTCGTCGGCGTGCTGGTGCTGGAGACCGACCTCGGCACCTCGCTGCTCTTCTTCGGCCTCTTCGTGGTGATGCTGTACGTGGCGACCGCGCGGACCGGCTGGATCGTCATCGGGCTGTTCCTGGCCGCGGTCGCCGCGGTCGGGGTGGGCTGGCTCTCGCCGCACGTGCACAGCCGGGTCGAGGACTGGCTGGACCCGCTCGGCTCGATCGCCGCCGGGCGCGGGGCCAACCAGATCGCCCAGTCGCTGTTCGCCTTCGCCTGGGGCGGGGAGCTCGGCACCGGGCTGGGCAACGGGTACTCGGCGCTGATCGGCTTCGCCGCCAAGTCCGACTTCATCCTCGCGACCATCGGCGAGGAGCTCGGACTGACCGGGCTGATCGCGCTCCTCCTGGTGTACGCGCTGCTGGTGTCCCGCGGGTTCCGGACCGGGATCGCGCTGCGGGACCCGTTCGGGCGGCTGCTGGCGATCGGGCTGGCGGCGATCGTCGGCCTCCAGGTGTTCGTGGTGGCGGGCGGGGTGCTCGCCCTCATCCCGCTGACCGGGATGACGCTGCCGTTCGTCGCCCAGGGCGGTTCCTCGGTGGTCACCAACTGGATCATCGTCGCGCTGCTGGTGCGGATGAGCGACACCGCCCGGCGGCCCGCCCCCGAGGAGGCCTGA